The following are from one region of the Pirellulales bacterium genome:
- a CDS encoding MFS transporter, which yields MPSDTSTGTLQSRSYVGLLVAQFLACFNDQAIHYVAFFYAVDMLVRYVGLRHLDVKLLAVIVTSCFIAPFLLFSPLAGVLADKYSKRTTIVFWKIAEVGIMGLVFAGFLLPHVAGASIATISWSAAMLIGAVFLMGTHSTFFIPAKYGVMPEILHPSVLSRGNGILEGSSFTGNILGTVFGGMVYIKCHSTYDPQSGVLVLGQEWILGLSLLGLALLGAVGALLMPRLPAADPNRKMEWNPWIPVRDNLRVLRRSRPLVLATIGIAFFTFMTLFFRLILIFQGETNKDYLDYQTTYRQTVAAQRADHSGSGSSPSARSGITPLPDWDEELLDELTSGRVSPGDSFADDVSLDDLANGQPSVSAAQPTMANQPIEARNAEFLVAIMIAFIALGVGIGCGTAGMISGDRIELGLVPFGAILIVLFTGLLAYITGTALFPHAAKWITRGILVAVGMGAGLYIVPLYTLLQHRAPKESKGNLVALSNFLNVTGGLVAVGVFYFITFGLQKIFGMNLTADDVAQSPGKLHDFVLQLQQATQIPRMLFLAASLITLAILYLLCRQRPDFLLRTISWFQLPRRRHLHTVGLANVPGEGHVILATNCHETDAWIYVMSAIDRRACYLRPEPPAGAILPGIARLESLARRLGLLVSTPEAASEADWHQLVGAGVDTLVAGYLVAMTLDGPISQHAFAGPISATQAGSADDLYESLQARIPSTVLPVFCDPLWDDPSTHPAGRERALVRIGKPLPPESTTAEIRASIGELGARGEGRRASEQTAELRAR from the coding sequence ATGCCGTCCGACACTTCCACAGGCACGCTCCAATCGCGCAGCTACGTGGGATTGCTCGTGGCGCAATTCCTGGCCTGCTTCAACGATCAGGCGATCCACTACGTCGCATTCTTCTATGCCGTGGACATGTTGGTCCGCTACGTGGGCCTGCGGCATCTCGACGTGAAGCTGCTGGCGGTGATTGTCACTTCATGCTTCATCGCTCCCTTCTTGCTATTTTCGCCGCTCGCCGGCGTGCTGGCTGACAAATACAGCAAACGCACGACGATCGTCTTCTGGAAGATCGCCGAAGTGGGCATCATGGGCCTGGTGTTTGCCGGCTTTCTGCTGCCGCACGTCGCCGGAGCAAGTATTGCGACGATTTCCTGGAGCGCGGCAATGCTCATCGGCGCCGTGTTTCTGATGGGAACGCACAGCACGTTTTTCATCCCCGCCAAATACGGCGTCATGCCCGAGATTCTGCACCCCTCGGTGCTCTCCCGCGGCAACGGAATTTTGGAAGGGAGCAGCTTCACCGGCAATATCCTCGGCACGGTGTTCGGCGGGATGGTGTATATCAAATGCCATTCCACCTACGATCCGCAAAGCGGCGTTTTGGTGCTCGGACAGGAATGGATTCTGGGGCTGTCTCTGTTGGGCCTGGCCTTGCTCGGGGCCGTCGGGGCGCTGTTGATGCCGCGGCTGCCGGCGGCCGATCCGAACCGCAAGATGGAATGGAATCCCTGGATTCCGGTGCGCGACAATCTGCGCGTCTTGCGCCGCTCGCGGCCGCTGGTGCTGGCCACGATCGGCATCGCGTTTTTCACGTTCATGACGCTCTTCTTCCGCCTGATCCTCATCTTTCAAGGCGAAACGAACAAGGATTATCTCGATTATCAAACCACCTACCGCCAAACCGTGGCGGCGCAACGGGCCGACCACTCGGGCAGCGGTTCGAGCCCGTCCGCACGTTCGGGCATCACGCCCTTGCCCGATTGGGACGAAGAATTGCTCGACGAACTGACTTCCGGCCGAGTTTCGCCCGGCGATTCCTTCGCCGACGACGTGTCGCTCGACGACCTAGCCAACGGCCAGCCAAGCGTGTCGGCCGCGCAGCCGACGATGGCCAATCAGCCGATCGAAGCCCGAAACGCCGAATTCCTCGTCGCGATCATGATCGCCTTCATCGCGCTGGGGGTCGGCATCGGCTGCGGAACTGCCGGCATGATCTCGGGCGATCGCATCGAGTTGGGGCTCGTGCCGTTCGGGGCGATCCTGATCGTGCTGTTCACGGGGCTACTGGCCTACATCACCGGAACGGCGCTGTTTCCGCATGCGGCAAAGTGGATCACGCGCGGCATCTTGGTGGCCGTCGGCATGGGGGCGGGGCTTTATATCGTTCCGCTCTACACGCTGTTGCAGCATCGCGCGCCGAAGGAAAGCAAGGGAAACCTCGTCGCCCTGAGCAATTTCTTGAATGTCACCGGCGGGCTGGTCGCGGTCGGGGTGTTCTATTTCATCACGTTCGGCTTGCAGAAGATTTTTGGCATGAATCTGACGGCCGACGATGTCGCGCAATCGCCCGGCAAGCTTCACGATTTCGTCTTGCAGCTTCAGCAGGCGACGCAGATTCCGCGGATGCTTTTCCTGGCGGCGAGCTTGATTACGCTTGCCATCCTCTATCTGCTGTGCCGGCAACGGCCCGACTTTTTACTGCGAACCATCTCCTGGTTCCAGCTTCCGCGGCGGCGGCATTTGCACACCGTCGGATTGGCGAATGTGCCGGGCGAGGGGCACGTGATTCTGGCCACCAATTGCCACGAAACCGACGCATGGATCTACGTCATGTCGGCCATCGATCGGCGGGCCTGCTATTTGCGACCGGAGCCTCCGGCCGGCGCGATCCTTCCTGGAATCGCACGGTTGGAATCGCTCGCCCGGCGGTTAGGCTTGCTCGTTTCCACGCCGGAGGCTGCGTCCGAGGCGGATTGGCACCAGCTCGTGGGGGCCGGCGTCGACACGCTCGTCGCGGGGTACCTCGTTGCCATGACGCTCGATGGACCGATTTCGCAACACGCCTTTGCCGGCCCGATTTCGGCCACGCAGGCTGGCTCGGCCGACGATCTGTATGAGAGCCTTCAGGCGCGAATTCCCTCGACCGTGCTGCCGGTTTTTTGCGATCCGCTTTGGGACGACCCGTCGACACACCCCGCCGGCCGCGAGCGGGCCCTCGTGCGAATTGGCAAGCCGCTGCCGCCGGAATCGACGACCGCCGAAATCCGCGCCTCAATCGGAGAATTAGGGGCGAGGGGCGAGGGGCGACGGGCGAGCGAACAGACGGCAGAACTCCGCGCTCGCTAG
- a CDS encoding class I SAM-dependent methyltransferase, which produces MPHDHNRRAWDALVRRRQRFTRPVDDADFANPFAAVDGAGWLDGGVAGLRVLCLAAGGGKQAALYAALGATVTVVDLSPEMLALDRQVAAERNLAIRTVEASMDDLSMFAPASFDLVVHPVSTCYVPDVLAVYREVARVTIGGRLYISQHKQPASLQADIRPSPTGYELIEPYYRTGPLPPVEGSPHREPGTLEFLHRWEELLGGLCRAGFVIEDLLEPLHAEAKAAQATFGHRSQYVAPYVRIKARRVGQTAASPSGNLWTPEGNDE; this is translated from the coding sequence ATGCCTCACGACCACAACCGCCGTGCTTGGGACGCCTTGGTCCGCCGCCGCCAACGTTTTACGCGGCCGGTCGACGATGCCGATTTCGCCAACCCGTTTGCGGCGGTCGACGGCGCCGGATGGCTCGACGGCGGCGTCGCGGGCCTGCGCGTGCTTTGCCTCGCGGCCGGCGGCGGCAAGCAGGCCGCGCTCTATGCCGCGCTCGGCGCGACGGTGACGGTGGTCGATCTCAGCCCGGAAATGCTGGCCCTCGATCGGCAGGTCGCCGCCGAAAGAAACTTGGCAATCCGCACCGTTGAAGCGTCGATGGATGATTTGAGCATGTTCGCGCCGGCCAGCTTCGATCTTGTCGTGCATCCGGTGAGCACATGCTATGTGCCGGATGTGCTGGCCGTATACCGCGAGGTGGCTCGCGTTACGATCGGCGGCAGATTGTATATCAGCCAACACAAGCAGCCGGCCAGCTTGCAGGCCGACATCCGCCCATCGCCCACCGGTTATGAATTGATCGAGCCATATTACCGCACCGGCCCGCTGCCGCCGGTGGAAGGAAGCCCGCACCGCGAGCCGGGCACGCTCGAATTCCTGCACCGCTGGGAAGAACTATTGGGCGGCCTATGCCGCGCGGGCTTCGTGATCGAAGACCTCTTGGAGCCGCTGCACGCCGAAGCGAAAGCGGCACAAGCAACATTCGGTCATCGCAGCCAATACGTCGCCCCGTACGTGCGCATCAAAGCCCGTCGTGTCGGACAGACCGCCGCGTCGCCGTCCGGCAATCTCTGGACGCCCGAGGGAAATGACGAATGA
- a CDS encoding shikimate dehydrogenase: protein MHSPLQEIVALLGYPVAGNPTQYMVERAFSRLGLDWRYLTLEVAPENLAEAVRGMRSMGFRGGNFTMPHKVAVLPLLDQLTEAARLMGAVNCWWRQDHRLVGDNTDGKGFLQSLRSRIDPAGRRFALLGAGGAARAIAVELAIAGAAQILVVNRDPGRGEQLASLVSEQVRVPARYVAWHGDFSLPSEIEVLINATSIGMGDAQARVPVALDSLRPGLIVADVVVSPPNTRLLREAAQQGCQTLDGLGMLINQAAIGFRIWTGLDCDTTAMREAAEEFLGI from the coding sequence ATGCACAGCCCACTCCAGGAAATTGTCGCCCTGCTGGGCTATCCCGTCGCGGGAAACCCGACGCAATACATGGTCGAACGGGCGTTTTCCCGGCTCGGGCTGGATTGGCGCTATCTGACGCTCGAAGTCGCGCCTGAGAACCTCGCCGAAGCCGTACGCGGCATGCGGTCGATGGGCTTTCGCGGCGGCAATTTCACCATGCCGCACAAGGTGGCCGTGCTGCCGCTTCTGGACCAACTCACCGAAGCGGCCCGGCTTATGGGAGCGGTGAATTGCTGGTGGCGGCAAGACCATCGCCTGGTCGGCGACAACACCGACGGCAAAGGTTTTTTGCAGAGCCTCCGCTCACGGATCGATCCCGCCGGCCGGCGGTTTGCCCTCTTGGGGGCCGGCGGAGCAGCCCGGGCCATCGCCGTCGAATTAGCGATTGCCGGAGCCGCTCAGATTCTGGTCGTCAATCGCGATCCCGGCCGCGGCGAGCAACTGGCCTCGCTCGTTTCCGAGCAGGTGCGCGTGCCCGCGCGGTATGTTGCCTGGCACGGAGATTTTTCGCTTCCCAGCGAAATCGAAGTGCTCATCAATGCCACCTCGATCGGCATGGGCGATGCGCAAGCCCGAGTGCCGGTCGCACTCGATTCGCTACGGCCGGGGCTGATCGTGGCCGACGTCGTGGTGAGTCCGCCCAACACGCGGCTATTGCGCGAAGCGGCCCAGCAAGGCTGCCAGACGCTCGACGGCCTGGGGATGCTGATCAATCAGGCCGCGATCGGATTTCGAATCTGGACCGGCCTCGATTGCGACACGACCGCAATGCGCGAAGCGGCGGAAGAATTCTTGGGAATCTAA